A single region of the Vicia villosa cultivar HV-30 ecotype Madison, WI linkage group LG4, Vvil1.0, whole genome shotgun sequence genome encodes:
- the LOC131598374 gene encoding probable glycosyltransferase At5g03795, protein MEEKLKVYVYREGARPILHSPFLTGIYASEGWFMKLMEANKRFAPSETKLRLATCIRSLCNADVKEGFFFGKDASLPETYVRNAQNPTWDLGGNTFSKKTTLAFFAGSMHGYVRPILLKHWENKDPDMKIFGKLPKSKGNSNHIHYMKSSKYCICARGYEVNSPRVVEAIFYECVPVIISDNFVPPFFEVLNWESFSVVVLEKDIPNLKNILVSIPEKRYLRLLMRVKKVQKLFLWHKNPVKYDIFHMILHSIWYNRVFSAIS, encoded by the exons ATGGAAGAGAAACTCAAAGTGTATGTATACAGAGAAGGTGCTAGACCGATACTGCATTCACCATTTCTCACAGGAATCTATGCTTCTGAAGGATGGTTCATGAAGCTGATGGAAGCTAATAAAAGATTT GCTCCATCAGAAACAAAGTTGCGTTTGGCAACCTGCATAAGGTCCCTCTGCAACGCCGATGTAAAAGAAGGATTTTTCTTCGGCAAAGACGCGTCTCTACCAGAAACATACGTCCGAAACGCTCAAAACCCAACATGGGATCTCGGCGGCAACACATTTTCAAAGAAGACAACACTAGCCTTCTTCGCAGGGAGCATGCACGGTTACGTGAGGCCGATTCTGCTAAAGCACTGGGAAAACAAAGATCCCGACATGAAAATCTTCGGAAAGTTGCCAAAATCTAAAGGAAACAGCAACCACATCCACTACATGAAGAGTAGCAAGTACTGCATTTGTGCAAGAGGGTATGAAGTAAATAGTCCACGAGTCGTGGAAGCTATTTTCTACGAATGTGTTCCGGTTATCATATCGGATAACTTTGTGCCGCCGTTTTTCGAGGTTTTGAATTGGGAATCATTTAGTGTTGTGGTTTTGGAGAAGGATATTCCGAATTTGAAAAATATACTGGTTTCGATTCCGGAAAAGAGGTATCTTAGATTGCTTATGAGGGTGAAAAAGGTGCAGAAGCTTTTTCTGTGGCACAAGAATCCTGTCAAATATGATATATTTCATATGATACTTCACTCTATTTGGTACAATAGAGTCTTCTCTGCCATTAGCTAG